A stretch of DNA from Equus caballus isolate H_3958 breed thoroughbred chromosome 13, TB-T2T, whole genome shotgun sequence:
tgAGAGTACATCACCTTACTCCAGTGAAGTGAATGGTCTTTGAGGAAGGGCCCTGTCATCTGTTTCTTGTCCCCCGCCCTCCCTCCATGCTCTGTGCTGGTTGGGATACCCAGGTCTGGGCTGGCTCTGGGCCAGGTACTTGTGGCTCCTGACTCGTGCTCACGATAGGCCACTGGAAGCCCACCAGTTCTGCTTTAAGTTAGGGCAAACTGGTGTGCACACGCTCCCGGTGCTGTTCCTAAAGCAAAGcaatcagctgtgtgaccttgggcaagttacttaacctcttggcgACACAGATCCTTCAATgttaaaatggaggtaataatgcCTGATAGGGTTACttcgaggattaaatgagatgtggTAGGCGTTTTAGGGGCAGACTGCACTCAGTCTCCACTATAGTTGGCAGAGCATAGAGGGAATACTGAGAAGGGAGCCAAAGCTTCCTCccttggtttttcattttttaacagctttactgaCATATGATAAAGTACGCATATTTGAAGTGTGCAATTcaatgttgttgttttctttgaggaagatcagccctgagctaacatctgctgccaatcctcctctttttgctgaggaagactggccctgagctaacatccatacccatcttcctctactttatatgtgggacgcctaccacagcatggcgtgccaagtggtgccatgtctgcacccgggatccgaaccggcaaaccccgggccaccgaagcagagtgtgcaaacttaactgctgcgccaccgggctggcccctatctttaactctttgaggaactgccaaactgttttccatagtggctgcatcattttacattcccaccagcagtgtaggagggttccagtttctccgcACCCTCATTAACATTTGtcatgttctattttttaaattatatcccTCCTTGTGAGTGTGAAGTAGTACCTCACCGTGGTTTAAATTTGTGTTTCCTTAGTAACTAATgactttcatgtgcttattgactatttgtatatcttctttggagaaatgtctgttcaattctttgcccatttttaaattgggttgtttgtctttttgttgttgagttgtaatagttctttattctggatattatgctcttatcagatacatgatttggaaatattttctaccatgttgtaggctgtcttttcacttcttGTTAGTGCCTTttgcagcacaaaagttttaaattttgatgaagtccaatttgcctattttttcaattgttgcttgtgcttttctTGTCAAATTGAAGactccattgccaaatccaaggtcgtAAAGATTTacccctacattttcttctaagagtcttatggttttagctcttacatttaggtctttgatacattttgagttaatttttgtatatggtgggtggtagggatccaacttcattcttttgcatgtggctatccggttttctcagcaccatttattgaagagactgttctccCCCCAATTCAATGAATAGTCTTGGCACTCTCGttgaaaaatcaattgaccatagatagatgggtttatttccgggctctctATTGTATTCCATTGGACTAGATGTCTATCCTTATGACGATTCCAcgttgttttggttactgtgtcattgaagtaagttttgaaatcagcaaatgtcttcaaacttttttcttttttaggattgtttttgaTTATTTGGGCTCCCTTGTAATTCCACATGAATTTAAGGATCAGTTTTCCTGTTTCTGCATAAAAAGCTACTGGGATTTTGAAGGGCTCTGTAGATCACTTTAGGGAGTATTGCTGTCTTAACATCATTGAGTCTTCAATCCATGAACAgcgatatttttccatttatttgtcttctttatttttttcagcaatgtATTGTCTTGcacctacttggttaaatttattcctgttttgtgttttgttctttttgttctgttagggtatagaaatacaattaatttttgtgtattaatcttGTATCTCACTTTGCTGAactttattagctctaatagttttaTTAGCTCAAATAGTTTTGCGTgtgaattaattttttctatatataagatcacgtcatctgtgaatagagagaaTTGAAAGTTTAAACTTTTTAAGacactgtttcccaaagtggtggTACCATTTGACATTCCCGCCAGCAGTATCTGAGAgctccagttcctccacatccttcgTCACACTTAGTATGAGCCACACAATACCCCATCATTGACTTACGGGAAAATGGACagtcagaaaagttaagtgacttgcccagggacCCCAAACCACCTTATCAGTCTGCTCAGGTCTCACTAAGTCTGTACCCCTAAACCCTCATTTCCcactcacagaagaggaaactgagaccccaaGAGGTCACCCCTGGGAGTGACTCTCCAGTCTGCAAGAGCTGGGTCTGTTTTGTAGCCTGGCCCAAGCCAGAGGGACCAGGGACCTCCCCTAGGGTTCTGCCTCCTTCCTTtgctctcctcccaccctgaCACTGCCCTGGGCATCATCTTCCCCCAAACTTCCCAGTCCAGGGAGGCTGGGAGTCTTCTCTGTGACATCATAGAGCTGGTTGCCAAGGGAGACCTGCAGACCCACCCCCTAGGcagggcagagcagagccctCCTGCACCAGAGGCCCAGCAGCTCCTCCCCGACCACGCTGGCCCTCCATGGAAGCCTTGGTCTGTGCGTTCTCTGAGCTGCGCATAAGAGAAGGTGCCAGGCTGAGGGGAGGAGTGGCAGGAGGAGAGCTGCCCTCCTGTCCTGACCTGGGCCCATAGCCACCAGGGTGGCCTCAGGGACATGCATGCTTGGGAAAGGGGAATGGCCACTGGTCCAGACAGTGTGACCATGGGCTGTGTGGTCCTGGACCCACTGTGCAATTTCTGTACTGGCACCAGACTGCTCTTTCAAGGGTGGGGGGCAAAAAGAGGTGGCAGGAAGGGCTTGAAGTTCTGAAAGAGAATTTAGTGCCAAGGCTCAGGCTTCTCAGACCTCCCTGTTagatgggagagaaaagaggaatagCATGTTGGGTCACAGGAGGCGATAGGCAAGGGACTGAGCCTATTTGACAGACAGGTAAGCTGAGGCTCCACAGGCCAGATATGGAGCCCATCACATGAGCGTGTGACTGCATGCTCCCCTCACGTCTGCTGTGGCCCACCAGCCACCaccctcctgctctcccctccacAGATGCAGTGAGCTGGGCCCAAGGACACCCCAGCCACCCCAACACACCACCCAACATCTATGAGGGggggctggggcagcagcagTGCCCCAGTGCCCAGGGAAGCAAGCCCAAGAACTTCCGGCTGCGCCACCTCCGGGGCCTGGCTCTCTATCTACCGGGTCACATGCAGCTCGCCAGCCAGTGTGAGAGCCACTGGCTGAGCCGGCTCATGGCTGGGGGCTGCCTCCCACGGCCGGAAGGCATGGCTTGGCCTTTGGGCCTGCCACAGGGGACTCTGGGCCCAGGTAACAGCCACTGCTCAGCCCTTCTGGAAGCTCAACTGTCAAGGGACAGCCCAGGAAATACAGGTGAGCACCTGTCCAGGTGAGGCAGAACTGGGGACGGCGGGGGAAGACCCAGGGAAGGGTTGGGTTGGGGACTCAGACAGACTCAGACGGCCCCTTCTCCACGCCCAAGCCTCTCAGTTCTGCACTTGATGAGGGACTTTGGACAGCACCCTTCCcccagcctcagcttccccttttgtaaaatgaaggggtCAGGTTAGATGAGGATCCTTCCAGCTTGAACCAtctgtttcccttttcctcctccctcatgGGTTCTCTTTAAGGAGaaccgccccctcccctcctgtttTGAAGGACACCAGGTTCTGGGGGTCATAGGACGGGCTGTCTGGCTCTCCTGGGTCCCTACGGGtgacttctctcttccctctttcctcagctTCCAGTTCCAGCATGGACCCAGCCAAGGGTGCTTCCTCCCTGCCCAGTCCCCCAGAAGGCTTGGGGCTCAGGCCCAAGAGGTCCTGGGGGGCCTCAGAGGAGTCTACATGTCCACTGTGCAAGAGAACCCGCTCTGGGGCTCTGGAGAGGCCATAGGGATCTGAGTGCCAGGGCTGGTTCTCCTAGCTCGGGACAAGAGGGGAAAGGATGGCCCAGGAGGATGGGGTGGAGGTCCAGACAGGAAGGGCTGAGCCCCCACCAGTGGCCCCCCAACAGCGAGACACCCTGGCCGCTGCCCAGCACCAGAgcctgggccagcctggggaaAACTCGAGGGGGGAGGGAGATGGAGGTCCGGCGGGAGGGACAGAAAAAATAGAAGCCTGGATGTGCCCTTGCAACCTGCTCCAACTCCAGTCGGTCACTTGTACCTGGGAGGCCGGGCTGAGTGGAGAGTTGGGCCAGGGAGCCCACAGGTCTAATCTCAATAAAAGCCAAGGCCTATACCTTCTGTCCCTTAGTCTGTCTGTCATCAGGCCATTTAGTCAGAGAAACAGCCCCTTGGCACCTGTGTTCTGAGAGCAAGGTGTCGACCTCAGGGGGGATCCAAGGCACTCCCACCCGTAGTTGAGGAGGGAGCCATCCTTCTCCAGGTGGAAATCCTGCAAGGCTTCCTGGGTGGACAGGGTCTCAGCAGGCCTAAACGTAGGGCTGACGTTCTGGCCAAGGTGGCAGAGGACAAAGGAAGGTAGGCAGAGTTTGGGGAGGAGAGCAAGTTCCCAACCTGAGCAGAAATGTGGGCCTGGATCCCACGCCACCCTTCACCCAGGGCTTGGTGGAGTTCACTGCTCCACAGGGACCCCAGCTGTTGTGCTCCTCCAGGTGGTACGGGCACAGTGCTTCTCCTCCCAGCTTAGCTAGACTCCAGGCACCCTGGCTTGGGCTTCTCTGCACCGGGGTGTCTCAcccttggcactgttgacatttgagGCCAGATTGTTCTtagttgtggggctgtcctgtgccttgcaggatgtttagcagcacctctggcctccacccactagatgctgGTAGCTCCCTcctctcagttgtgacaaccaaaagtgtctccagacagtGTCCAATGTCTTCTGGGGGGCAGAATCATTCTGGTTAAGACCCCCTGCTCTGTCACTAGACCTCATCCCTGTGGGGACAGGATAGGAGGACCTGGATTTGCCTCAATGACCCTCACTGTCTGGCTGGCTTCCAGTCCTAGCAGCCTGGGTCAGGCTGGGGCTGAGCTGCCCCTCCCGTGGTCTTCCGCCAGACCACACGTGATGGTATCAAGGACACTCTGGACACTAGGACAGCTGGGTTCCTCCAAGACACAGGGAATACTCTcaggcccctcccctgcctctgtACCTTGTTCCACCCTTGGACATTTCATAGGTCCCTCGGACAGCAGATTCTGGAGACTTGGGTCCCTGGGTGGTTTTCAGGTTGTTGTATGGGTGTTGGCCTGGACAGTGGGAGCCTGAGGTAGCGGCAGCTGGAAAGCAGCCCCAAGAGGAGCAATGAGAGAGCAGGTGTTTCTACACTCCAGCTGCGACTGGGCAGGTGTGGAAGGGATGCAGCCATCCAGCTAGTCTGCCAGATGAGCGACGTGGATGATGGAAAGGGcagcccccttctctctctgccacaaCTCTCACTCCTCCAGGAGGCCAAGGCCAGGTGGACCTGAAGGAGTACTGCTCAAGACAGACCTGCCTGGGGTACCAGCCTAGGGCACTGGGCAGAAGTGAGACCATGCCAGGACTGCAATATGTGGTCCTTAGAGACAGTTAGGGGCCAAATCTCTTCCCTTTTGGATGAagttctgaggctcagagacgagCACAGACTGCCCCAAGGTCCAGATCTTGGGATGCCTAGGCTGTGGTCAGTGGCCACCAGTGGCCCCCCATAAGCCGCAGGTGCGGGTATTCTGGCCTGTGTGTAGTCCCTGAATCAGGACTGGCTCTGGGTCTTGCTTTATCaaaagaatgtggcagaagtgacatggTATCACTTCTGGGTGTGAAGGAGGCCTGGCAGCTTCCAGTGTGTGCGCTGGGGAAAGTCAGCACCCACATAAGGAGCCCTACATGGTGGGAAACCAACCCAGCCCAGGGGAGATCTCGGCCGAGCTCAAAGCCATCTCAGAAGTGGATCCTTCAGCCTGTTGAGCTGCCCTAGCTGATGTGTGGAGGGTAGACAAGTTACAGCCCGGGTCTTTCCCCAAGGAAGGTCATCTGCTATAGCATGTCGGCCCCAAAACTGGCTGAGCTGGCCTCCAAATGGTTCCTCCCTAAACCTCCCAAAGCTTTCCTGAAAAGCACTCCAAACCAGCTGAGAAGCGGAAAAGCCAGTCGTGGCGAGCTGGGGTCAGGGAGTTGACATGAAGCAGGTGTTTACAGAAATGCACACTGACCACCCTTGGGTGACCCTACCTGAATGGCCTGTGGGTTTGGAACTGGGTCACCAGGAGTCAGTCTCAGCCCTTGGGAGACTGTGTCCTAGCAGCTCAATGGGCTGGGAGGGCACGGCTGCCTTTAGGGCAAGGCTCAACCAGAACCCCTGCCCTCTCAGGCAAGTTGATACTTGGCCACACAAATGACCAAGGGCCCCAAGGAGTCACCCCTTATCCCTGAAGCTGACCCATCAACATATGAACAGACTGAGGTACGTGTCTAAACAACCAAAGTGCGACTCACCAGCAGGAGGCATGCTCCTCAGTGCTCCCCACAGGGGTGTGTGCTGAGTCCAGGCCAGCTCCCCGACCTCCCACTCCATGCAGTGCCACCAGCCTCCACCCTGGCCCCATGTGCTCCCCCATGCCCAGCTCTGCAGGTACCTTGGGCCCTGTCCCCCAGGGAGGGCCATCTGGGCGATGCCCAGCCCTCGGGGAACAGCACACATGGGCTTTGGGGGCCCCAGACCTGGTTTGGGCTCTCAGGCCCACCATTCATGAGTTTTGTGGCTCTTGGGTAACCCCTTGCCCCTGAACCAGTTTTCCTTATCTGTCTAATAGGGTGACAAGCATGAGCCCCTGTCCCCACGTGGCTAGAAGCTCCAAAGAGAGGTCAGTGGAAGCAGCAGGTCCTGGGCTTGGCCAGGGGTTGGGACATGCAAGCATCCACCTCAGGCTCCCATGGTGGGGTGCACTGGCCCAGGGTCCCCGCCTGACCATTGCGTTGAGTCACCTGTGGAGCCTTCTGTAAGCCAGGACAGTGCCTCCCAGGAGGACCAGGCCCCAGCTCAAGGCCAAGGAGACCCTTGGACAAATGGGGCAGCTGCCGAGGaccttttcatttcagaaaaagaacCCACTTGTGCTTTTCAGCTCGCTAGAACCTCTTCCCCAGGACGGAATTCTTTGGCAGGGTGAATTACACAAAACAACAGGCCCTTTCAGCTGGAAGCCATCCTTGGGACTTGACAGCGGACAAGCAGTTCCTGGGCCGCCCTCAGCCATGGCTCAATGTGCAGGGGCAGGGCCCAAAGTGCAGCAAGCCCTGGGCTGGAAAGACAGGGTGTGACCAATGGAagtctgtttatttgtttgtaaTGAGACAAAACACTACAATCCATTCAACATGGGGCTGGATACTGCAGTGAttaggaggcagggagggaggggcagggtgaAGCCTCTGAGCTGAATTATGAATGTCCAAGGCAGAACCTTCTGGAAGACTCTTCCCTTACCCCGCGGggcagaaataaaaatcacatgatcatcgtTGATTCAGATTGAAGAGGACACCGATCTGGGCCTCAGCACGATGCCAACATCAGCGCAGAGGTGGGGACCAGTCAGCGGCTGAGGGAGGAATGCTTTTCCTGCCCGGGACTCAGCTTCATCTCGAGAACCGTGAGGCCAGAGGAGCCCTGTGCTGGGCCGTtctgagggagggaaggataCCAGTCACCGAGGCCCCCTGCCTGGGCTGTTCCCCCTTCTCCTGCTCTCAGGCTGGTGCACTGTGGCAATGGCTCTGTGAACCTGCAGCAACGCTGGGCATGACTCTGCGCCACCCCCTCGACTCTGGAGGGCAGGGTAGGCAGCAAGCAGCTTTGGGGGATGAGGGCGGAAGGGATGCCAGAAGCAAGTGATGCCCACACGCACATTTCCCAGCACTCACagcctctcctgcctctgccccgaGGGGCTGAGGGATCACAAGGCACGTGACTGCCTCCAGCCCCAAAGGCCAGGCCCCACTTGATCACACTCAGCTTCCTCCTGTCTGCATGTGGCCAGGCCTCGGAGCTGCAGCTCAGGGGGAGTTgggaggctgggggaagaggaCCCCTGGGAAGCTCACCAGCCCCTGTCCTCAGCCTTGCTCCCTGTGGCAGTTCAGCTGAATGGAGCAGCCCCGATCCGATGAGCAGTTCTGCGCTGTCCAGGGCAGTACGCAGCCCATAGTGGGAGGCTGCTGGGGGACTCAGCCTCCCAGTGAAGAGTGGGGAACTGTCGCGTTATCTGACCATCCTCAACAGGGAGCTAAGCCCCAGAGCTCTGAGCTTGGATGAAAAGCCTCCTTGCTCTGCCCACCACGTGCCAGTCCTTCGTGGAGCGGTGGGGGCTGCTCCTCCCCGACCCTGGCTTCTTCGGGCTGGTTCTGGACAAGGGTCTGGCATTCCCTTTAATTCACCCCCTCGTTATTCTGAGGTTCCTGTGTCTTTAGGGTCAAGTCTGTCCATAACACTTGGGTTCCTCCTTGCCAGCAGAAGTTCATTCTGGCTTtggaggaaggagctggaaggaACAGGCAGTGGAGGGGAAGAGGATGGTAAGGGGGCGAAGAGGAACGTCCCTTCCAGTCCTCTTGTTCCTGGGGCAGCAGAAGAAGCAGACCACAGTGACTGGTGCCACACTCCAGCTCATAGGTCTGGTGGGTACACATGGAGGCAGGACCAGGGCACGGAACAGAGGTGGAGGtttccagagagggaaggagagctggAACAGcctgtgggaaagagaagaagggagcAGGGGTGAAGGTCTCCGCAGAGATGCTGTGCCCTATCCTGTACCGCCTGCCCTAGGAGCCTGAAGCTGGGCAAATCAAAGCACTGATGGGAGTTCCGGCCCAGGTGGCCAGGAGCGCCACTGTGTTAGATTGGCCTAAGCCACCAAACCCGATTGGGCCGTGTCCACCACGCACAAGGAGGTGGACCCCAGAGTTCCCCAtgatcccttccagctctgatatTTTCTAAGGTCTGAGAGATCAGCTCCCTGTGGCACTCATGGTGCTCAGAAGTGGCCATGTCTCAGCAGAGCCTTCATCTATGAGGTGCCCGCCACAGGGCAAGGCCACACGGAGCTTCAGTTTGAGCTGACAAGGCTGCTGGTCTGTGATGGGTCTCTAGAAGGAAGCCTGAGACACAGCAGCTCTGAATGCCCCACCCAAGAAGAAGCTGAatggctgggggtggagggaggaggggcttgATCTTTTGGTATCTTTTCAGTTTCTGAACCATAtgaatgcattatttttaaaacgttcaggaaatgaaaagataaagttCTGGCCAGGGGCTTAGAGACTCTGCTTTCCTTCCTAAAGTTTCTGAGAGTTGGTCAAGAACTACTTTAGCCCTTGGCACTGCTTTCCAACATCCCTGAGCAGCAGGTGCCCATCCAGGGCCTTCTGTTTTTGTTGCTGAAAGCGCCAGGCTCTCAATTTCTTAGTACCATCATCCCACTGGGTTCTGCTCCCCTTTTCCCCACCACCTGCTCTGGCGTACCTGTCGGAAACTGGGGGCACCCCATGACGCTCTGCTCCTGAGCCCATGTAGCACCGGGCCTGCAGGTGGGGCAGGCCAACGGGCCTGGCAGGTGGCTGGCAGCTCCTTTGCAAAGGACAGCCAAGATCAGATGGCTGGGAAGGTGGGTTCTGCAGGGTGCTGAGGGGTTGGGCCTGGTGGAGGCTGCCTGGCTGGTGTCACATGGTCCGGCTGTACTCGATGCCGCCCTTGGTAGAGATGCTGGACCACGGCAGGAAGCTGCAGAGCAGGCTGTGGGCCTGGCGGTAGATCCTGTGTGGGATGGAGCAGGGGCTCAGGTTCGCTATTGCAGAGCCCAGATGCTGGATATAGTCCGTGGGGCTCTGTTAAGGAAGATCCAACTTGTCTTGCCTGCCCACATACCCCTGGGTGGCACTGTCAGCAGGGGCCTGCATGGCAACTTGAAGGACTGTGTGCAAATGGCACACCATTCTTGACGGAGGCCAAGAGCCTGCTAAGTCTCTGCTGAGTTTTGGAAAGCCTCATTACCTGGAGGGGCCTCCATTGTGCAAAATTACAAAGGGAGGTACCTGGGTGCAAGAGGGCCTTCCGGGTGAGGCCTCAGGCACACGGACACCCAGACTACAGCTGACAGACAGGGACTGGGTGCTCAGGGGAGGGGTCTGGCAGAAGAGCAAGTGCTCCTGGTTCTCCCTTACACTCTCAATCCTCGGAGAGGCAGGGCCCAAACCCTGTGACAAGGAGGGGGGTCAACAGTGCTGACCCTGTGGATAGCCACAGATACCCATCTTCACATGAGCGAGGAGGCCTGTAGGCTTGTGGGCCACCCTTCTCTTTCCTGTTTAATTCCCTATGAAGCGGATAAATCctacactcattcatttaatttctctctctctctcacacacacacacattctctctctctcagagtaTTTCTTGGGCCACACCCTATGACTACCAGGAAATCTCCTGGCCTCCCTCCTACCTGTCAAGGGCCAGAAGGTGAaagaggagggagtggggaaagGACACACCTCTGGGTCACGTGCTCCAGTAAGGAAGGTTTGAGCCCAAGTGTTGAAAACAGCCAGTTCTTTTCACctaacttgtctttttttttttttttgaggaacattagccctgagctaactactgccagtcctcctctttttgctgaggaaggcaggccctgagctaagatccgtgcccatcttcctctactttctatgtgggacgcctaccacagcgtggcatgccaagtggtgccatgtgcacccgggatctgaaccagcgaaccctgggccgccgagaagcggaacgtgcgcacttaacggctgcgccactgggcccaCCCCTAACTTGTCTGTTTTCTCCCCTGGCAGCACACAGGCCCCATTAGGACAGGGgctcatctgttttgttcactgctgtggcTCCCATACTCCTGGAACAGGAGGCTCTCAATTTGTTGGATGGACAGATGGTTCGTGGGCCAAGAGGGTTAAAACCCACCCCTCATACCAGCTGAAGTCTGGGGAACACCGAGTGCACCTGCTTTCCCAATGTGTGCAACCAGACCATCATTTCCCAACACATGCAAGCCCAATCTCCCTACAACACCATCTGGTCGGGGAACTGCATCCAGTGAGCTTGGCTGCGTGACTGTCATCTGGAGGTGCCCACGGCTCCAACTGGCGCAcaggccctgctgtggcagctAGGAAGCCACAATCCCTTGCCCCCGAGAAGGAAAGGATATAGGATGGTCCAGGGAGGGTGGCCACCATTGATGTAGAGGACGTAGGTGAAGCCATCTTTGAGGAC
This window harbors:
- the C13H16orf90 gene encoding uncharacterized protein C16orf90 homolog isoform X1 encodes the protein MEALVCAFSELRIREDAVSWAQGHPSHPNTPPNIYEGGLGQQQCPSAQGSKPKNFRLRHLRGLALYLPGHMQLASQCESHWLSRLMAGGCLPRPEGMAWPLGLPQGTLGPGNSHCSALLEAQLSRDSPGNTASSSSMDPAKGASSLPSPPEGLGLRPKRSWGASEESTCPLCKRTRSGALERP
- the C13H16orf90 gene encoding uncharacterized protein C16orf90 homolog isoform X3; this encodes MQLASQCESHWLSRLMAGGCLPRPEGMAWPLGLPQGTLGPGNSHCSALLEAQLSRDSPGNTASSSSMDPAKGASSLPSPPEGLGLRPKRSWGASEESTCPLCKRTRSGALERP
- the C13H16orf90 gene encoding uncharacterized protein C16orf90 homolog isoform X2; this encodes MEALVYAVSWAQGHPSHPNTPPNIYEGGLGQQQCPSAQGSKPKNFRLRHLRGLALYLPGHMQLASQCESHWLSRLMAGGCLPRPEGMAWPLGLPQGTLGPGNSHCSALLEAQLSRDSPGNTASSSSMDPAKGASSLPSPPEGLGLRPKRSWGASEESTCPLCKRTRSGALERP